In a single window of the Longimicrobium sp. genome:
- a CDS encoding sensor protein KdpD, which translates to MTDASSTAPFLDLVRGEGPGSFKLYMGSFAGVGKTFRMLQEAHDLKRRGVDVVVGYVETHGRAETAALVDGLEAVPRRRVEYRGVVLEEMDTTAVLARRPRVALVDELAHTNVPGARHAKRWQDVLELLDNGIDVISTVNVQHLESLNRVVAETLGVNVREMVPDWAVARANQVVNIDLPAEELRQRLINGKIYAADKVPAALANFFTLENLTTLRELALREVASSVDRLRTGLVSREEGVPRSADRVLVAMSSMPPRTDVLLQKASRLAGRLNTDWYCVYVQTPEESATRIDSSVQRHLVDNIQLAQRMGAEVVKLESADVADAVVRFAREKGVSMIVVGRTHRSRLHRAFRGSVIDRLIERAAALDVLVVSFAEGEEGG; encoded by the coding sequence ATGACTGACGCGAGCAGCACCGCTCCGTTCCTGGACCTGGTCCGGGGTGAGGGTCCGGGGAGCTTCAAGCTCTACATGGGCTCGTTCGCCGGCGTGGGGAAGACGTTCCGCATGCTGCAGGAGGCGCACGACCTCAAGCGGCGCGGCGTGGACGTCGTCGTGGGATACGTGGAGACGCACGGCCGCGCGGAAACGGCGGCGCTCGTGGATGGCCTGGAAGCCGTCCCCCGTCGACGGGTGGAGTATCGCGGCGTGGTGCTGGAGGAGATGGACACGACGGCCGTGCTCGCGCGCCGGCCGCGAGTAGCGCTGGTCGACGAGCTGGCGCACACCAACGTTCCCGGCGCACGCCACGCTAAGCGCTGGCAGGACGTTCTGGAGCTGCTCGACAACGGCATCGACGTCATCTCCACCGTCAACGTGCAGCACCTGGAATCGCTCAACCGGGTGGTCGCCGAGACGCTGGGCGTCAACGTCCGCGAGATGGTACCCGACTGGGCCGTGGCGCGCGCCAACCAGGTGGTCAACATCGACCTCCCGGCAGAGGAGCTGCGCCAGCGGCTGATCAACGGAAAGATCTACGCCGCGGACAAGGTGCCCGCCGCGCTCGCCAACTTCTTCACCCTCGAGAACCTGACCACGCTGCGCGAGCTGGCGCTCCGCGAGGTGGCCAGCAGCGTGGACCGGTTGCGCACCGGGCTCGTGAGCCGCGAGGAGGGCGTTCCTCGCTCCGCCGACCGCGTGCTCGTCGCGATGAGCAGCATGCCGCCGCGGACGGACGTTCTCCTCCAGAAGGCGAGCCGGCTGGCGGGGCGGCTGAACACTGACTGGTATTGCGTCTACGTGCAGACGCCGGAGGAAAGCGCGACACGGATCGACTCCTCCGTGCAGCGGCATCTGGTCGACAACATCCAACTCGCGCAACGCATGGGCGCCGAGGTCGTCAAGCTGGAATCGGCCGACGTGGCGGACGCGGTCGTTCGGTTTGCGCGAGAGAAAGGCGTGTCGATGATCGTGGTGGGACGTACCCACCGGTCCAGGCTCCACCGCGCGTTCAGAGGCTCTGTGATCGACCGGCTAATCGAGCGGGCCGCGGCGCTGGACGTGCTCGTCGTGTCGTTCGCGGAAGGGGAGGAGGGGGGATGA